GAACGGAAATGACTCAGTACATTCCTACTAAACACTGCAAGTTTGGAATAAAGTTATGGATGCTTGTCGAGTCTGTCAGCGGGTATATCATGCATATGTCAATATATAGAGGTAAAAGGTACGACCCCACACCAGCCGGACAGAGTATTCACGTTGATGGAAGCGGCAGACCTCCTTAACAAAGGGTACCACTTATTTACAGACGGGTTTTTTTCGTCAATAGACATGGCAAAGCGACTGCTAGAGGCGGGTACTAGATTTACCGGTACATTTCGAGCCAATGCCAGAGGTCAACCACAAGCCATCAAAAAACCGATTCTCAACGCAGGACAAGCTGTATACATGCGACAGGGCAGTATTTTACTATGCGCATACAAAGAGAAGCCTACCAGGAAACCCGTCCGTTTGATATCAAATTGTCAAACAGCAACAGTAACAAACGCGAGGCAAAAACCGGAAATGGTAAATCTATATAATCGGTTCATGGGAGGGGTTGACCTTAATGACCAACTCACATTGACATATGACGACAATAGGAAAAGTGTAAAAGCTTGGAAAAAGGTTGTTTGGAACATGATACACAGAATTTTGTTGAATGCATACATATGctatacacacaacactgacCGACACCTAATTGTTAGTCGCGTTGAGTTTATCCAACTCATTGTGGAAAGTCTATGTCAAGAACAGCTTGACCAGCGTATACCTGGTGGAATTCGACGTCGCCATAATCCCATGGGTGTGGTTCCCATCAATGGTCACGTCATGATGGGAATGGAAGACGTCGTGCTAGAAGCGCATGTCGAATATGCCACCGTGGATTACACGCCCAATGCATGAATGACCATGTATGCCGACGTGACGTTGAACAATAAACTGCTATTATCACTCATGTGTTATCATTAATGTACATGCCCAGTCAGTCATATAACTTGTAACAGCATGAATTACGGTGAGTGATGTGACAATCGCTAACCTAAATGATGCTGAATTTTCAAAATCACCTTACTTGTTTTAGCCAAGATTCAAATGAAAGTTTCCGCAAAGTGGACTATCAATAGTTTAATTGG
This genomic stretch from Pecten maximus chromosome 13, xPecMax1.1, whole genome shotgun sequence harbors:
- the LOC117340417 gene encoding uncharacterized protein LOC117340417, which encodes MAKRLLEAGTRFTGTFRANARGQPQAIKKPILNAGQAVYMRQGSILLCAYKEKPTRKPVRLISNCQTATVTNARQKPEMVNLYNRFMGGVDLNDQLTLTYDDNRKSVKAWKKVVWNMIHRILLNAYICYTHNTDRHLIVSRVEFIQLIVESLCQEQLDQRIPGGIRRRHNPMGVVPINGHVMMGMEDVVLEAHVEYATVDYTPNA